ATGCGGGTACCATCCTTTGCGGGATGAAAACAGCCTTTTCTTGGGCTTAAGGACTGCTGCCGATTCTGAGATCCGAACGCTTCGACCGGATCAGTTGGCTGATTGTGAAAAAGGCCAAGATTCCCAAACCGGCGACCCTTGTTGAAACATCCGGAATGAAGACCAGCAACCCGCCGAGCACTACCAGGATCCTCTCCCACCACCCAATCGCTACGAGGAAAAAACCCTCGAAAGCGCATCCTGCACACATGGCCCCCAGGCTGACGAAGAAAAAGGCCCCGAGGGTGTCCAGCCAGGATCCCACCATCAGGATTCCCGGATTGAAAATAAAGGCCCAAGGGACCAGATAGGCCGCAAAGCCCAGCCTCATGGCGCGAAACCCGGTCTTGAAGGGGCTGCCGCCGGATATCCCGGCGGCAATGAAGGCCTCGACAGCCACAGGGGGCGTGATGAATGCCAGACACCCGAAGTAAAAGAGGAACATATGGGCCGCGATAGGCTCCACGCCCGCCCGCACAAGGGCAGGGGCCAGGAGGACCACGGTCAGGATATAGACCCCCACCGCGGTCATTCCCATTCCCAGGATGAAGGCGGCGATTCCGGTCAGGAGTAAGAGAATAATGAGGTTTCCGCCGCTTAGATCCAGAAGCTGGGAGGTGAAGCGCATCCCTATCCCCGTTACCTGTATGGAGCCCACCAGGATGCCGATGGAGGCGCAAAGGGGGATGATGGGCATCATACCTCTGGCCGATTCTTCCAAGGCCACGAACAATTTTTTCGGTGTCAGGCGACTTTCCTTCTTAAAGGAACTGACGATGATAAGCACCGCAAGGGTGTACATGACAGACGTCTGGGCTGAATAACGGAGCCCTCCCAGGAGGAAGAGGAGCACAACAAAGGGCACGAGGTATTGCCAGCCTCCAGCCAGGGTCTTTCCAAGGGGCGGGAGCTCTTCACGGGGAAGCCCTCGAAGGCCGATCTTGGCTGCTTGGAGATCCACCTGGAACAGGAGGGTCCCGTAATAGGCTATTGCGGGGAGGAAGGCCGCCACGCAGACGTTCCAATAAGATATCTGGAGGAACTCGGCGATGAGGAAGGCCGTGGCTCCCATCACCGGGGGCATGAACATGCCCCCCAGAGAGGCCGTGGCCTCTACGGCCCCGGCATAATTCTTCTCGTACCCGGTCCTCTTCATCAGGGGGATGGTTATCTGACCCGTGGTGGCCACGTTGGCCGCTGTGGATCCCGAGATGGTTCCGAAAAAGGTGCTCGCCATTACCGCAGCCTTTGCTGCTCCTCCCCGGAAGGAGCCCCCCAGGGCCAGGGCCAGTTCACTGAAAAACCGGCTTGCGCCCGAAGCCCGAAGAAAACCGCCGAAAACGATGAATCCGGCGACGATGGTGGATACGATCCCGATGATGATACCCCAGAAGCCCTCTGCGCTGAGGTACATCCAGCCCAGAGCCATAGAGTAGGAGAAGCCCGTACTCCGCATAAATCCGGGGAAATAATTGCTGTAGACGGCATAAAAGAAGAAGAACCCGATCAGGCTGACGAGGATCCATCCCGTGGTTCTCCTTGCGGCCTCGAGAACGGAAAGGAAGAGCAGGGAGGCAAGGAAGATTTCGTATGGCCGGCAGACAAGTCGGCCCTCGGCTACCAGGGCGTTGCCATTGACGGCGATATACCCGCAT
The sequence above is drawn from the Deltaproteobacteria bacterium genome and encodes:
- a CDS encoding TRAP transporter fused permease subunit; this encodes CGYIAVNGNALVAEGRLVCRPYEIFLASLLFLSVLEAARRTTGWILVSLIGFFFFYAVYSNYFPGFMRSTGFSYSMALGWMYLSAEGFWGIIIGIVSTIVAGFIVFGGFLRASGASRFFSELALALGGSFRGGAAKAAVMASTFFGTISGSTAANVATTGQITIPLMKRTGYEKNYAGAVEATASLGGMFMPPVMGATAFLIAEFLQISYWNVCVAAFLPAIAYYGTLLFQVDLQAAKIGLRGLPREELPPLGKTLAGGWQYLVPFVVLLFLLGGLRYSAQTSVMYTLAVLIIVSSFKKESRLTPKKLFVALEESARGMMPIIPLCASIGILVGSIQVTGIGMRFTSQLLDLSGGNLIILLLLTGIAAFILGMGMTAVGVYILTVVLLAPALVRAGVEPIAAHMFLFYFGCLAFITPPVAVEAFIAAGISGGSPFKTGFRAMRLGFAAYLVPWAFIFNPGILMVGSWLDTLGAFFFVSLGAMCAGCAFEGFFLVAIGWWERILVVLGGLLVFIPDVSTRVAGLGILAFFTISQLIRSKRSDLRIGSSP